One segment of Vibrio orientalis CIP 102891 = ATCC 33934 DNA contains the following:
- a CDS encoding MlaD family protein, translated as MSNSSPTQNSYSPHIKRNKGISPLWLLPIITMVLAGWLVFKAVQDAGQRVQIYFSDAQGLIAGRTTIRYQGLEVGMVKDINLAEDLQSIYVDADIYPEATKLLTKETRFWMVKPTASLSGISGLDALVSGNYIAISPGNNPSEPETKFTALERAPSDLLVSEGLNISLKSRDLGGISVGSQIVYRKIPIGEVYSYQLDSQSKNVIIQASIQDEYRHIITDDSRFWNVSGIGANIGFQGVDVRLESLSALIGGSIAVDSPDGGNPVADNTLFRLYKDIKTAGRGIAIKIALPDGSNISASGAPIMYRGLEVGQITDLQLNEGREEIVASAAIQPAFSDMLTTGSRFILEEAKVSLSGVENIANIVKGNFLTIVPGEGDRSRAFSAIRKDDFNRQQARSVSLQLVADNSFGLDKGANILYRGISIGSVTQVSLDKDKVHFDILIDSTYASLIKSQNRFFVTGSASAELTESGLNITVPPAKQLLTGSISFVSEGKESPLKEYKLYPSKSLAELAKYNMSGSTQLTLFANELPPISKGSPLLYRNLQVGSISDFYLVDGGVIITASIENQYKHLVTEQTVFWNRSGVEIDASLAGVSVKAAPLKSLIQGGLAFDSLPGVDNKQNGKWILYDDFKTARKFGQVITLTFEGENTLSKGTVINYNGIKVGEVTLVVPNFKRQSVEVKARILPEYTDSIAAEGSYFWLPKAEVGLRGVKNIQNLLSQSISVQPGQGKTKNTFTLHKTKQATKGVQFTLQSESRGSIAIGTPVLYRDIEVGEVTHVQLGEFADRIVSNIVIRPEYAYLVRQNSVFWNASGVDVSIGLTGANIKAGTFDSLVRGGISFSTPEQSQLQPIAKHGHTFYLNAKAEENWKAWRTAIPKP; from the coding sequence CCATGGTGCTTGCTGGTTGGTTAGTGTTTAAAGCTGTTCAAGATGCAGGGCAACGAGTACAGATCTATTTCTCCGATGCTCAAGGCCTGATTGCTGGTCGAACAACAATCCGATACCAAGGCCTTGAAGTGGGTATGGTCAAAGACATCAACTTAGCGGAAGATCTTCAAAGTATCTATGTTGACGCCGATATTTACCCAGAAGCGACCAAGCTTCTAACCAAGGAAACACGCTTTTGGATGGTAAAACCAACCGCGAGCCTTTCTGGTATATCAGGCCTAGACGCACTTGTCTCCGGTAACTACATCGCAATTTCACCGGGCAACAACCCTTCTGAACCAGAGACAAAATTTACCGCTTTAGAGCGAGCGCCATCCGACCTACTGGTTTCTGAGGGGCTCAATATTTCACTGAAATCGCGCGATCTTGGCGGTATCTCTGTCGGTTCTCAAATCGTTTATCGCAAGATACCTATTGGTGAAGTCTACAGCTATCAACTCGACTCACAATCTAAAAACGTCATCATTCAAGCTTCAATTCAAGACGAATATCGCCATATTATTACCGACGACAGCCGCTTCTGGAACGTGAGCGGTATCGGCGCAAACATTGGCTTTCAAGGTGTCGATGTTCGCTTAGAAAGTTTAAGCGCACTGATCGGCGGTTCAATCGCCGTTGACTCACCAGATGGGGGGAACCCTGTCGCGGACAATACGTTATTTAGACTCTATAAAGATATTAAAACAGCCGGACGCGGTATTGCGATTAAAATTGCCCTACCTGACGGCAGTAATATCAGCGCATCAGGGGCCCCTATTATGTATAGAGGCTTAGAAGTTGGCCAAATCACGGACCTGCAGTTAAACGAAGGTCGTGAAGAAATCGTCGCTTCTGCCGCTATTCAACCTGCATTTAGTGATATGTTAACGACAGGAAGCCGCTTCATACTTGAAGAAGCGAAAGTATCACTTTCTGGTGTTGAGAACATTGCAAACATTGTTAAAGGTAACTTCTTAACAATTGTTCCTGGTGAAGGTGACCGCTCGCGTGCCTTTAGTGCAATCCGTAAAGATGACTTCAACCGCCAACAAGCGCGTTCGGTATCTTTACAACTCGTTGCGGACAACTCTTTTGGTCTTGATAAAGGCGCGAATATTCTCTATCGAGGTATTAGTATTGGCTCAGTTACCCAGGTCAGCCTTGATAAAGATAAAGTCCACTTCGATATTCTGATCGACAGCACCTACGCTTCGCTGATCAAATCGCAAAATCGCTTCTTTGTCACGGGAAGTGCGAGCGCAGAACTGACTGAATCTGGATTAAACATCACAGTTCCACCGGCAAAACAGCTTTTAACTGGATCAATTAGCTTTGTCAGTGAAGGTAAAGAGTCACCTTTAAAGGAATACAAGCTTTACCCAAGTAAGTCATTGGCCGAGTTAGCCAAGTACAATATGTCAGGCTCTACCCAATTAACCTTGTTTGCCAACGAACTGCCACCGATCAGTAAAGGTAGCCCACTTTTATATCGCAACTTACAAGTCGGCAGTATTTCAGATTTTTACTTAGTCGACGGAGGCGTAATCATCACAGCAAGCATCGAGAACCAATATAAACACCTTGTGACTGAGCAAACCGTTTTTTGGAACCGCTCCGGCGTTGAAATAGATGCGAGTTTGGCAGGTGTGAGCGTTAAAGCTGCGCCACTAAAATCGCTTATTCAAGGTGGCCTTGCGTTTGACTCTCTGCCTGGTGTCGACAATAAGCAAAATGGTAAATGGATACTTTATGATGATTTCAAAACTGCTCGCAAGTTTGGTCAGGTGATCACGTTGACCTTCGAAGGTGAAAATACGCTTTCGAAAGGAACAGTGATCAATTACAACGGAATCAAAGTGGGTGAAGTAACACTGGTCGTGCCGAACTTTAAGCGTCAAAGCGTCGAGGTTAAAGCTCGTATTCTACCGGAATATACTGACTCTATCGCTGCTGAAGGCTCATACTTCTGGTTACCGAAAGCTGAAGTCGGCTTACGTGGCGTGAAAAACATCCAAAACTTGCTGTCTCAATCGATCAGTGTTCAACCGGGTCAAGGCAAAACGAAAAATACCTTTACTCTACACAAGACAAAACAAGCAACTAAGGGTGTTCAGTTTACGCTCCAAAGCGAATCGAGAGGCTCAATTGCTATCGGTACACCGGTGCTTTACCGTGATATCGAAGTCGGCGAAGTAACACATGTACAACTGGGCGAATTTGCGGATCGCATCGTGTCTAACATTGTTATCCGTCCTGAGTACGCATATCTAGTTCGACAAAACAGTGTCTTTTGGAATGCGTCTGGCGTCGATGTCTCTATAGGGCTAACCGGGGCGAACATTAAGGCGGGAACATTCGACAGCCTTGTTCGTGGGGGGATCTCCTTCTCTACTCCAGAGCAAAGCCAATTGCAGCCTATCGCAAAACACGGCCATACCTTCTACCTCAATGCGAAAGCAGAAGAAAACTGGAAGGCATGGAGAACCGCCATTCCTAAACCATAA
- a CDS encoding CvfB family protein, with protein sequence MIKVGQINHLEVVKTADFGVFLDAGDYGTTLLPNRFVPEGTEVGGFVDAFLYFDSDSQLVATTETPIAQVGEWGLMKIEGVNATGAFADWGIKGKDLLIPFSEQRARFSEGQNVLVYVYTDKASGRIVGTTKFNKLLDKTPANYSRNQQVDLIIAERSDLGYKAIVEGEHWGMIFKSDVFGKLFIGKKLKGYIKSIREDGKIDLSLQKIGVEKMDDLSQKVMDLLEKKGGFLPLNDKSSPEAIFSAFRTSKGTFKKTIGGLYKQGKIVIDKEGIRLA encoded by the coding sequence ATGATTAAAGTTGGTCAGATTAACCACTTAGAAGTTGTAAAGACAGCCGATTTTGGCGTATTCCTTGATGCGGGGGATTATGGCACAACCTTACTACCAAACCGTTTTGTTCCTGAAGGTACAGAAGTCGGTGGTTTTGTTGATGCGTTTTTATACTTTGATTCTGACAGTCAGTTAGTCGCCACAACTGAAACTCCAATCGCTCAAGTGGGTGAATGGGGTCTTATGAAAATTGAGGGCGTAAATGCGACGGGCGCATTTGCAGATTGGGGTATCAAAGGTAAAGACCTTCTTATTCCATTTAGTGAGCAGCGTGCTCGCTTTTCTGAAGGCCAGAACGTATTAGTTTACGTTTATACAGACAAAGCGTCTGGGCGCATTGTTGGTACAACTAAGTTTAACAAGCTATTAGACAAAACGCCGGCCAACTACTCACGCAACCAGCAAGTTGACTTAATTATCGCTGAACGTAGTGACTTAGGCTATAAAGCGATTGTTGAAGGTGAGCACTGGGGAATGATCTTTAAGTCTGATGTGTTTGGTAAGTTGTTCATCGGTAAAAAGCTCAAAGGCTACATTAAGAGCATTCGCGAAGATGGCAAAATTGACCTGTCACTGCAAAAGATTGGTGTAGAGAAGATGGACGACTTGAGCCAGAAAGTGATGGATTTGCTTGAGAAAAAAGGCGGCTTTCTTCCATTGAACGATAAGTCTTCACCAGAAGCGATCTTTTCGGCGTTTAGAACCAGTAAAGGCACCTTCAAAAAGACCATTGGTGGTCTATACAAACAAGGCAAGATTGTTATCGATAAAGAAGGTATTCGTTTAGCTTAA
- the rsmF gene encoding 16S rRNA (cytosine(1407)-C(5))-methyltransferase RsmF, with protein MHQNVYLPAEFLSEIEAILPSNLNMEDFIAACQRPLRKSIRVNTLKISIDAFLTRAKSKGWQLEPVPWCEEGFWIEADESQVPLGNTAEHMSGLFYIQEASSMMPVAALFDNQGDDFTSVLDMAAAPGSKTTQIAAKMENAGVLVANEFSASRVKVLHANIERCGVRNTALSNYDGRVFGGWLPEQFNAVLIDAPCSGEGTVRKDADAMKNWNKESVLSIAETQKDLIESAFHALKPNGVMVYSTCTLSVEENQQVCLHLKETFGDLVEFESLADLFTGAEKSLTEEGFLHIFPQVYDCEGFFVAKIRKTGSVDAPKVKKRLGKFPFEKASAKIENDIATQLKDTLGVSLPDDTSIWLRDNDVWLFPSALEPMLGEFRFSRMGIKIAEAHKKGYRWQHQVATTLATGEESMCVALSIDDAREWFMGRDVRPAELSGKGEVFVKFDNDVIGLGKWVGNRIKNGLPRELVRDKNLF; from the coding sequence TTGCATCAGAACGTATATCTTCCAGCCGAATTCCTCAGCGAAATTGAAGCGATTCTTCCATCTAACCTTAATATGGAAGACTTCATCGCCGCTTGCCAACGTCCACTGCGTAAAAGTATTCGCGTCAACACGCTAAAGATTTCGATTGATGCATTCCTAACACGAGCTAAAAGTAAAGGTTGGCAACTGGAACCCGTTCCTTGGTGTGAAGAAGGCTTCTGGATTGAAGCAGATGAATCGCAAGTGCCGTTAGGTAACACCGCAGAACACATGTCTGGATTATTCTATATTCAAGAAGCTAGCTCAATGATGCCGGTTGCAGCGCTGTTTGATAACCAAGGTGATGATTTTACATCAGTACTCGATATGGCAGCAGCCCCGGGTTCAAAGACCACTCAAATTGCGGCGAAAATGGAAAACGCAGGTGTGTTAGTCGCCAATGAGTTTTCTGCCAGCCGAGTAAAAGTACTGCATGCGAACATTGAACGTTGTGGCGTTCGTAATACAGCCCTATCTAACTACGATGGGCGTGTCTTTGGTGGCTGGCTACCGGAACAATTTAATGCCGTACTTATCGATGCTCCATGCTCTGGTGAAGGCACCGTTCGTAAAGACGCCGACGCGATGAAAAACTGGAATAAAGAATCCGTGCTCTCTATTGCAGAGACGCAAAAGGATCTTATCGAAAGCGCGTTCCATGCACTCAAGCCAAATGGTGTCATGGTTTACTCGACTTGTACTCTTAGTGTTGAAGAAAATCAGCAGGTTTGTCTCCACCTAAAAGAAACCTTTGGCGACCTTGTTGAGTTCGAAAGCCTAGCCGATCTATTTACCGGTGCGGAAAAATCGCTAACCGAAGAAGGCTTCCTACACATTTTCCCACAGGTATACGATTGTGAAGGCTTCTTTGTCGCTAAAATTCGTAAAACAGGCTCTGTCGATGCACCAAAAGTTAAAAAACGTTTAGGTAAGTTTCCGTTTGAGAAAGCAAGCGCGAAGATTGAAAACGACATTGCTACACAGTTAAAAGATACGTTAGGTGTTTCACTGCCTGACGACACATCAATTTGGTTACGTGACAATGATGTTTGGCTATTCCCGAGTGCATTAGAGCCTATGCTTGGTGAGTTCCGTTTTTCACGTATGGGGATAAAAATCGCCGAGGCTCATAAGAAAGGTTACCGTTGGCAGCACCAAGTCGCGACGACGCTTGCCACTGGCGAAGAGTCTATGTGTGTAGCACTTTCTATTGATGATGCCCGAGAGTGGTTTATGGGACGAGACGTTCGCCCTGCTGAGCTTTCAGGTAAAGGTGAAGTGTTCGTAAAGTTTGATAACGATGTGATTGGCTTAGGAAAATGGGTCGGAAATCGTATTAAGAATGGTTTGCCACGAGAGCTGGTAAGAGATAAAAACCTATTCTAA